One Streptomyces fagopyri DNA window includes the following coding sequences:
- a CDS encoding YqjF family protein: MPTTPQPPEPVTPHAPRALPRPLLTQQWLDLAFVHWAVAPDAVAGLLPEGTVPDVLDGVTYVGLVAFRMHRVGWLHSPGVPYLGTFPETNVRLYSVDAHGRRGVVFRSMDAARLVPVLMGRAAFRLPYTWSRMDVRAEDDVITYTSSRRWPGPRGAHSRIVLRRGAPIGEPTGLEHFLTARWGMHNAFFGRTGYLPNDHPGWPLHRARLLACEENLLEAAGVAAPQGEPVSVLYSPGVPVRLGRPARPAGIPTP; encoded by the coding sequence GTGCCGACCACGCCGCAGCCGCCGGAGCCCGTCACCCCGCACGCGCCCAGGGCCCTGCCGAGACCGCTGCTCACCCAGCAGTGGCTCGACCTCGCGTTCGTCCACTGGGCGGTCGCCCCTGACGCCGTCGCCGGTCTGCTGCCCGAGGGAACCGTCCCCGACGTGCTCGACGGAGTCACCTACGTCGGCCTGGTCGCCTTCCGGATGCACCGCGTCGGCTGGCTCCACTCCCCCGGCGTGCCCTACCTGGGGACGTTCCCGGAGACGAACGTGCGCCTGTACTCGGTGGACGCGCACGGGCGGCGCGGCGTGGTCTTCCGGTCGATGGACGCCGCCCGGCTGGTGCCCGTGCTGATGGGACGGGCCGCCTTCCGGCTTCCGTACACGTGGTCCCGTATGGACGTCCGTGCCGAGGACGACGTCATCACCTACACCAGCTCACGGCGCTGGCCGGGACCGCGCGGCGCGCACAGCCGGATCGTCCTGCGCAGGGGCGCACCGATCGGCGAACCCACCGGGCTGGAGCACTTCCTGACCGCCCGCTGGGGCATGCACAACGCCTTCTTCGGCAGGACCGGATACCTGCCCAACGACCACCCCGGCTGGCCCCTGCACCGCGCCCGGCTGCTCGCCTGCGAGGAGAACCTCCTCGAAGCCGCCGGTGTAGCCGCGCCCCAGGGGGAACCGGTGAGCGTGCTGTACTCCCCCGGTGTGCCGGTCCGGCTCGGCCGCCCGGCGCGGCCCGCGGGCATCCCGACACCCTGA